The following coding sequences are from one Cercospora beticola chromosome 4, complete sequence window:
- a CDS encoding uncharacterized protein (BUSCO:EOG09262DPL), which produces MLMRDFIEDSLYNPHYGYFSKNVTIFSPGAPFEFSKIRDDPEFYNLLGERYTQFEDRLDEKEHNEARQLWHTPTELFRPYYGEAIARYMVANYKLTLYPYHDLVIYEMGAGNGTLMLNILDYIRHTDPEVYARTKFRIIEVSTALAQLQGQKLKSSASARGHQDKVEIINKSMFDWDVYVPTPCFFLAMEVFDNFAHDVIRYDPFTEEVMQGSVLIDSEGDFYEFYSRTLDPVAARFLRVRDAACQDRHYAHPLSGPKALRNLKHRMPFAPNLTSPEYIPTRLMQFFQILANKFPAHRLITSDFHSLPQATVGYNAPVVQTRYQRRTVLVRTPLVQQGYFDILFPTDFGVMEDIYRAITGRLTKVMTHEDFFQRWAYVEDTQMRSGENALLSWYKNASVMVTV; this is translated from the coding sequence ATGTTAATGCGAGACTTCATCGAAGACAGCTTGTACAACCCACACTATGGCTACTTCAGCAAGAACGTCACCATCTTCTCACCCGGAGCTCCCTTCGAGTTTAGCAAAATACGAGACGATCCGGAGTTCTACAACCTGTTGGGGGAAAGATATACACAGTTCGAGGATAGACTGGACGAGAAAGAGCACAATGAAGCGCGACAATTATGGCATACACCAACAGAGTTGTTCAGGCCTTACTACGGAGAAGCAATTGCGCGGTATATGGTCGCGAACTACAAGTTGACCTTGTACCCTTACCATGATCTGGTGATATACGAGATGGGAGCTGGAAACGGTACACTCATGTTGAACATCCTGGACTACATTCGACATACAGATCCGGAAGTGTACGCGCGGACAAAGTTCAGAATCATCGAAGTTTCGACTGCACTCGCGCAATTACAGGGACAGAAACTCAAGTCCTCGGCTTCAGCACGAGGGCATCAGGACAAGGTTGAAATTATCAACAAATCCATGTTCGACTGGGATGTTTATGTGCCCACaccttgcttcttcttggccatgGAGGTATTCGATAACTTTGCGCACGATGTGATTCGATACGACCCTTTCACAGAGGAGGTCATGCAGGGCTCTGTGCTTATCGACAGCGAGGGCGACTTCTACGAGTTCTACAGCCGCACGCTGGATCCTGTCGCGGCTCGCTTCTTGCGAGTTCGAGATGCTGCATGTCAAGATCGACACTATGCACACCCCTTGAGCGGACCGAAGGCGTTGAGAAATCTGAAGCACCGCATGCCTTTTGCACCAAACTTGACATCCCCGGAATACATTCCCACACGACTGATGCAATTCTTCCAAATCCTGGCGAACAAATTCCCAGCACATCGTCTCATCACATCGGATTTCCACAGCCTGCCCCAAGCGACTGTTGGCTACAATGCGCCAGTCGTGCAGACACGGTATCAACGTCGAACAGTCCTCGTGCGAACACCACTTGTACAACAAGGATACTTCGATATTCTATTCCCAACAGATTTTGGCGTGAtggaagatatatatagagcgaTCACGGGAAGGTTGACGAAAGTCATGACGCATGAAGACTTCTTTCAACGCTGGGCATATGTCGAGGACACACAAATGCGGTCTGGCGAGAATGCATTGCTGAGCTGGTATAAGAATGCCAGTGTTATGGTCACCGTGTAG